From the genome of Mucilaginibacter paludis DSM 18603:
GGATATCTCTTATGAGCACGGGCGATATTACCTGTTTTACTCATCATCCGTTTTCGGCAAAAATTCATCGGCCATTGGCCTCGCTACCAACAAAACCCTGCATTCCGACTCGCCGGATTTTAAGTGGGAAGACCTGGGTATGGTAGTAAAGACAATCCCCGGTCAAGACCAATTTAACGCCATCGACCCCAATTTAATTTTAGACGAGCAGGGCAAACCCTGGCTAACTTTCGGTTCGTTCTGGAACGGTATAACCTTAGTGAGGCTAAGTGACGACCTGAAAACGGTAATAGACACCAAGCCCTGGCGAATCATTGCAGCCCGCTCGCACAACAAAAACCAACCCGGTAGTACAGCAGGAAGCAAAGCTATTGAAGCTCCCTTTTTATTTAAAAAGGGTAAGTACTATTACCTCTTCACCTCGTGGGACTACTGCTGCCGCGGCCCTAAAAGTAATTACAAGATAATGGTTGGCCGCTCAAAGAACATAACCGGGCCTTATCTGGACCGGGAAGGCGTAAAGCTTGAAAACGGAGGCGGTACTTTGGTGTTAGCCGGCGATAAAGATTGGTATGGCGTAGGCCACAATGCCGTTGTCAGTTTTGATGGTATAGATTATCTTGTTTTCCACGCTTATGATGCCAGCGACAATGGCAGATCAAAGTTGAGGATAGAGCAATTGGATTGGGATAATGATGGATGGCCGGTTTTGAAAATTGAATAAGGGGTAATAATAACATAGATAGGAATTCCATAAGCTTTTGGCCTCTCTGTGTTTCGCTCTTGGTGTGATCTCCGTGGTAAACCCTACGATCAAATGTGATTATCTATGCACAACAATCCGGCAAGTTTCAGTTTGTGTTAATTTCACTTTTCACACCAAAAAATGTAAATTGCGACGGTCGAGTAGACTAATTTACATAAATTAGCCTACTCGACTAAACTAATTAACAAAAAATGAATATTCCACGGTTAATACAGCAACAAATGGTTGCCAAAATAGGCAGCCAAAAAGTGTTGATGCTGTACGGCACCAGGCGTACAGGCAAAACAACGATAATAGAAAACATCGTTCAAAAATATCCAAATGATGCTTTGTTGCTACAAGGGGAAGATATGCAGGTTTCGGAATTATTGCAGCGCAGAACCATTGCTAACTATACACAACTGACCGCCGGAAAGAAAATCATCATTATAGATGAGGCACAGACCATTCCTGAAATTGGCAAAATATTAAAGCTGATGATAGATGGCATTAAAGGAATAACGATAATTGTAACCGGCAGTAGCAGTTTCGACCTGGTTTATGCTGCCGGAGAACCCCTTGTAGGAAGAAACATTGTATATCATTTATATCCTATAGCGCAGGCCGAGCTATCAACTGTTGAAGATTATATGACCACAACACGCAACCTGGAGCAAAGATTGGTATATGGAAGTTATCCTGAACTATGGCACATCGATAATTTTTTGGAGAAAGAGAATTATCTGAAACAGATGGTTAACAGTTACCTGCTTAAGGATCTTTTGACTATGGAAACGGTAAGAGGGGCGGATGTACTTTATAAATTATTACAGATGCTGGCCTGGCAAGTGGGAAGCCAGGTAAACACGGTAGAACTGGGTAACAGCCTGCAACTTAACCGGGCTACAGTAGAAAGGTATATGGATTTGCTGACCAAAGTATTTATTATCTATCCGCTAACTGGTTACAGCAATAACCTGCGTAAAGAAGTGACCAAAAGTAAAAAATGGTATTTTTATGATAACGGACTGAGAAATGCGCTCATCAATAACTTTAGCCCCTTACACCAACGTAATGATATCGGCCAACTTTGGGAGCAGTATATTTTGAGCGAGCGGATTAAATGTAATTCCTATCTTGGTTATCAGCCGCAATACTTTTTCTGGCGTACTTATGATGGCCAGGAAATAGATCTGGTAGAATCTTACAATGGCCAACTACATGCCTTTGAGTGTAAATGGAAAAATGCAAAAGCCAAGAAACCCATTGCTTTTGATAAGGCTTATCCGGAGGCTGAATTTACAATTTTAAACCAGGAAAATTATCTGAGTTGGATCACGCAAAGAGGATAAAGCCAACTATGTGGCAGAATAAAAATCATCAAACATCAACTATATCCCACAACCGGCTCCATCATTTCTTCCAATATGGCTACAGCTTCGTCAATAGTACGCACGTTATCAATGCTGATGCGTAAGGTATTTTTCACCTCTTTCATGTTGCAGCGGCGGGGATTGGCCTGCATAAAATTAAGCACCTGCCTAAATTGTGTAGTTTCAAAATAGGGCGACTGCTGGTTGGCGATAAAGTAGCCACGCAGCACATTCTTTTTGAGGGATAATTTTTCAAACCCGATTGATTTACCTAACCATTGCAGGCGCATGGTATTCATCAGGTCGTTCACCTGCCTTGGTACAGGGCCAAAACGGTCATGCAATTGCTGGGCAAAGGCGGCCAGTTCGGTTTCATTCTCCAGTTTTGATAGTTCGGTGTACAGGTTATACCTTTCGGGGATACTGGTTACATATTCGTCTGGTATCAGTATCTCCAGGTCGGTATCTATTTGTGTGAACGAGATGAACGGCCTTGGCTTCTCATCCTTAAACAAACCTTTAAACTCATCATCTTTCAGCTCCTGTATTGCTTCGTCCAATATCTTATGGTACATCTCGAAGCCTATTTCGGCAATAAAGCCGCTTTGCTCTGCACCTAAAAGGTTTCCGCTTCCGCGGATGTCCAAATCGCGCATGGCCACGTTAAAGCCGCTGCCCAGGTCAGAGAATTCTTCAATCGCGCTCAGGCGCTTCCGCGCTTCGGATGTTAAGGTTGACAGGGGAGGACTCAGCAAATAGCAAAAGGCCTTTTTGTTGCTCCGGCCAACGCGGCCACGCATCTGGTGCAGATCGCTCAACCCAAACATGTGTGCGTAGTTGATGATGATGGTATTGGCGTTGGGGATATCCAAACCCGCCTCAATAATAGTGGTAGCTACCAATACATCGTACTCGTTACTTACAAACTTGAGCATTACATCTTCCAGGTCGTCTCCTTCCAGTTGCCCATGTGCTATTCCTATTCGGGCTTTGGGTACCAGTTTCTTGATCATGCCGCCCAATTGGGGCAAATCGGCCACCCGGTTATGGATAAAAAAGACCTGGCCGTTACGGTCTATTTCATATTCAACCGCTTCCTTAATCAACTTATCATTAAAAACATGCAGCTCCGTTACCACGGGCTGGCGGTTAGGCGGAGGGGTGGAGATGATGGAAAGATCGCGTGCGCCCATTAACGAAAAATGCAGTGTACGCGGGATAGGGGTAGCTGTTAAGGTGAGGGTATCTACATTAACGCGCATGGCCTTCAGCTTCTCTTTGGTTGATACGCCGAACTTCTGCTCCTCGTCGATAATCATCAAACCCAGATCTTTAAATTTTACATCTTTACTTACTAAGCGGTGCGTACCAATGATAATATCTAATTTACCTTCGGCCAGCCTTTGCAGAGTATCTTTAATCTGTTTGCTGGTTTTAAACCGGTTAACATAATCAATATTGCAAGGGAAGCCCTTCAGGCGGTCTGTAAAGGTTTTATAATGTTGCGCAGCTAAAATGGTAGTGGGCACCAGTACGGCTACCTGCTTGCTATCGGCAACGGCCTTAAAAGCCGCGCGGATGGCTATCTCGGTTTTACCGAAGCCCACATCGCCGCAAATCAACCGGTCCATAGGGTGCGGCGACTCCATATCCCTTTTAAAGTCGACGGTCGCTTTTTCCTGATCTGGTGTATCCTCGTAAATAAAGGATGCTTCCAGTTCGGTTTGTAAATAGCTATCGGGCGAAAAGGCATTACCGTCCTGCGCTTTGCGTACAGCGTAAAGCTTGATCAGGTCGCGGGCTATGTCCTTAACTTTTTTTTTTGTTGTTTTCTTCAGCTTTTCCCAGGCATCGGTACCAAGCTTATTCATTTTGGGTACGGTACCTTCCTTCCCGCTGTATTTAGAGATGCGGTTAAGCGAGTTAATGTTAACGTACAACAGGTCGTTGTCCGAGTATAGCAAACGGATCATTTCCTGCATTTTGCCGTTCACCTCAACTTTTTCAAGTCCGGCGTATTTACCGATACCGTGGTCAATATGGGTAATATAATCTCCGGGTTTTAGTTCACGAAGATCTTTTAAGGTAATAGCTTGCGAGCGTTGGTAGCCTTTTTTTAACTTGTATTTATAATACCGGTCGAAAATCTGGTGGTCGGTATAACAAGCTATCTTTTGAGCATAATCTATAAATCCTTCGCGGATGGAGATATTTACCGGCGTAAATTTGATAGTTTTATCCAGGTCCTCAAAAATGGCATACAATCTTTCGAGCTGCCTGGTGGAGTCGGTAAAAATGCAGTTCTCTATCTTTTCCGCTTCGTTATTTTTAAAGTTATGGATCAGCAGGCTAAAATCTTTGTTAAAAGAGGGTTGCGGGCGGATGTCAAACTGTACGCTATCGGTAGGGGTGTAAAAAAATTGCTTGCCAAATTCTACCAAGCCAAAATCATGAAGCTGGTCGGCAATCATTTTTTCGTCGGTAAAACCAAACTTGGGGTCAATCCAATCGGGGTTGGCATTCTTATCTTCGGCAGATAGGGCTTTCCACAATTGGGTGGCTTTTTTGTAGCCACTTTGGATAATATCCAGGGTAAACTGCACATCCTTGATCCAAATTTGTGTTGATGGATCAATATATTCAAGCAAGGAAATGTTATTCTCCGTTAAAAACTTAGATTGTACGTTGGGTACAATGGTAATGGTTTTAACCTGCTCGACAGAGAGCTGGCTCTCTATCTCAAAAGTTCTGATCGATTCAATAAAATCTCCAAAAAACTCTACCCGGTAGGGCAGATCGTGCGAGAAGGAGAAGATATCCACAATACCCCCACGAATGGAAAACTGCCCGGGCGAGTACACAAAATCAACTCGTTCAAAAGCATACTCAATTAAAAACTCGTTAATAAAATCAAGGCTCAGCTTATTGGTAACCCCAATTTCGAGGGTGTTTTTTTCGAGCGAGGCCCTGTCAATCACCTTTTCGGCTAATGCTTCAGGATAAGTAACAATCAGCTGGCCATATTCTGAGGTATGGTTCAGTTCATTCAATACTTCGGCACGGGCCAAAACATTGCTGCTATCGGGCTGGGTAAATTCAAAAGGCTTACGGTATGATGAGGGGAAAAGTAATATCTCCTTATCCAGCAAATTTTCCAGATCCGACTGAAAATAACCGGCCTCCTCCCTGTCGGGAAGGATAAACAACATGTGGCTGTGCTTTAAAAAATACAAAGCTACCGCCATGGCCGCATCGCTCGACCCGACTAATCCGCGGAGTTGCACCCTCGGATGTTTTACACTATTGAGCGCTTTTGCTAACGTTTGCACGCGTTCGTCAGTCTTATAGCGCTCTAAAATTTCACGGATATTCAAAACGATGCAAATATAAGTAAAAAGCTATTGTGAAGCAGGCGATAAATTTGCTACTCTAACAGTAAAGCAAACAAATTTCCATAAACGATCTTATATATACTATTAGTCAACCTTATTAAAAACAATGTTTTATGAAAAATGCAGTTATCTCAGGAGTAATTATAGGTATAGTAAGTGGTATCTGGATCTATGTGATGCATTGGGCGGGCGGCTCTACGGAATCTACACACGAACTCAAACCGATAGAATACACATCGGGCTTAATACCGTTAATAGGCCTCTATTTTGGCGTACGTAATTACCGCGAAAACTATTTAGGAGGTGCGATGAGCTTTTTAGAGGGATTAGTTGAAGGCTTTAAAATATTAGTTGTAGGGGGCATAATCACCATGGCTTTTGCTATCTGGTATATTAATTACGTAGCTGCCGGTACCATCGCCGATTTTTCGGGCTATATATTCGGAGCCTTGCTGTTGGGTTTATTATTTTCGCTCGGCGTATCGTTGCTGTTAATGACGAAAAGCAAAAACATGTAAATAAATGCCCGGCTTTGATCCGGGCATTCTCAGATCTGTATTCAAATACGAGATATAGTCCTGATCTTTCGTTATTTTAGCTTGCGATAGTTTATAATTTAAAATGAACAAAAGCTTCGCTCGCGACTTCAAAAAGTTTATCGTTAATCATTTCGAATTGATTTTCTGGGTTACGGCTATGCTAACGCTGTGTTTAAGCAACCCCTATCAAGCGGCCCATTTTGAATTATGCCCATTAAAGCTATTGGGCATAAACTGGTGCCCTGGTTGTGGGCTTGGGCACTCTATTTCGTATCTTTTTCATGGCAACATCCCGGCTTCGCTACATGCGCATTGGTTAGGCATCCCGGCAATAATTATCATATTCAGGCGAATATTGTTTTTATGCCAGGGTTTTTATGTTTTTTCAGAGAGATGTCTCTCGAGCCTATGAAAGCTACCAAATGGCCAAAATGGGTGTTTAAGTTAACACCCATTTTGTTTTTAACTTCAGCCCAAAACTCCCGCTGCCGCAAGGGTCTCCCTTGTGGCCCAAGTGCTAAGTATACGTTATTCTTCGGGCACCAAACATCAAAATACGGCAATCGCACAAACCACATCTATCCAAAACACGGCTGTAAAAATCACAAAATACAATCCTTCCCGATTTTTATAATTAGAGCTCACTTAGTAAAAATACAATTTGCAGAATAATGATAACATTCGGGATTGGTATATCCAATACTCAGCATGCGGGCCACAAGGGAGACCCTTGCGGCAGCGGAGGGTAGCCTATGAAAGTTACCAAGTGGCCAAAATGAGTGTTTAAGTTAACACCCATTTTGTTTTTAACCTCAGCCCAAAACCTCGATAATTTTATCAGTAGTACCGGTTTCGCCAATTCTTGGCAAAATATATTTTAAGCTGTTATGGTGCGCATCGGCAAACATATCGGTCATCGCATCGGTGGCAAAGGTTATGTTATAACCCCTCTCACTTGCATCACGAGCGGTTCCTTCAACGCCAATGCTGGTTGATATGCCAGCCAATACAATACCTGTAACTCCTTTTTCTTTCAGTTTCTCATCAATCTGAGTTTCATAAAAAGCGCTCCAGGTATGTTTGGTAATAAAAATATCCCCGGGTTGTGTGTTAATTTCGGCAGCAATATCAAGCCAATCCTCTTTAAAAGCGGCTCCGGCAGTTGGGTTTGAATCTTTACGGGCCTTTGTCCAGGCGGCTCCGGCAGGGTTTACATTTACAATGACGATAGGAAGGCCAGCCTTGCGGAAAGCCTCAACCAGTTTTGATGCATTGGCCAGAACATCACTAACGGGATGTGCCAGCGGCAATTGTACGATGCCATTTTGAAGATCAATTAAAACAAGCGCTGTGTTTTTGTCGAGTGCAGTTATCATTTGTTAATTGTTTTTAAAGTAGATAATTATTGTAGCGCGGCTACCGGAGCCTGCTCCATCAGGGGTAATTGTTTCTTTTTCAATCTGTTTTTTCTTAAAAAGCGCAGGTGTATCAAGCCGATGATTAAAGCAACTCCCCCTTCGGCCAGCATAGTATTTTGAACCCCGATCCATTGCGAAACCGCTCCTATAATTAAGCCTCCCAATGGTTGCATTCCAAAAAAGGCCATCGCATAAAAGCTGATCACCCGGCCGCGCATATCCGGGTCAACTGTAGTTTGTATAAGGGTATTACTGATTGTTATTTGCGACATCATACCAAAACCGCCTATGGCGGCAAATATTAGGGCAAGGATATAATGTGTTTCGTGAGAGAAGAGTGCCAACCCGGCACCAAATATCAAGGTGTTAATGGCCAATATCTTCTTCAGGTTTCGACCAGGCTTTAACGATGCCAGAAAAATAGCACCCGAAAATGCACCAAGCCCAATCACACTATCTATAATGCCAAATGTTGATGCTGTACCCCTAAAAATATCTTTGGCGTAAACTGGTATCAAGGTACTGTAAGGCAACACAAACAAGCTGATGAGGGCCAGCATCATTAATATAAAACTGATGGATGGCGTATTTTTGATGTAGGCAAAACCTTCCTTTAATTCACCAAAAACATTTTTGGTGTGTGGCTTAGCTACGTAGGCGGGCAACTTCATCATTAAAATTGAACCTATTACCGCTATAAAACTTACTGCGTTTAAACCAAAGCAAACATCATCCCCAAGCTTTTCCAGTACAATACCGGCTATCCCCGGTCCAA
Proteins encoded in this window:
- a CDS encoding family 43 glycosylhydrolase, whose protein sequence is MLCGQTQQRISVHDPVMIKQDSLYYIFCTGRGVSVWSSTNRVDWKREKPVLATAPAWTLTEVPNTKANDIWAPDISYEHGRYYLFYSSSVFGKNSSAIGLATNKTLHSDSPDFKWEDLGMVVKTIPGQDQFNAIDPNLILDEQGKPWLTFGSFWNGITLVRLSDDLKTVIDTKPWRIIAARSHNKNQPGSTAGSKAIEAPFLFKKGKYYYLFTSWDYCCRGPKSNYKIMVGRSKNITGPYLDREGVKLENGGGTLVLAGDKDWYGVGHNAVVSFDGIDYLVFHAYDASDNGRSKLRIEQLDWDNDGWPVLKIE
- a CDS encoding ATP-binding protein, which encodes MNIPRLIQQQMVAKIGSQKVLMLYGTRRTGKTTIIENIVQKYPNDALLLQGEDMQVSELLQRRTIANYTQLTAGKKIIIIDEAQTIPEIGKILKLMIDGIKGITIIVTGSSSFDLVYAAGEPLVGRNIVYHLYPIAQAELSTVEDYMTTTRNLEQRLVYGSYPELWHIDNFLEKENYLKQMVNSYLLKDLLTMETVRGADVLYKLLQMLAWQVGSQVNTVELGNSLQLNRATVERYMDLLTKVFIIYPLTGYSNNLRKEVTKSKKWYFYDNGLRNALINNFSPLHQRNDIGQLWEQYILSERIKCNSYLGYQPQYFFWRTYDGQEIDLVESYNGQLHAFECKWKNAKAKKPIAFDKAYPEAEFTILNQENYLSWITQRG
- the mfd gene encoding transcription-repair coupling factor; this encodes MNIREILERYKTDERVQTLAKALNSVKHPRVQLRGLVGSSDAAMAVALYFLKHSHMLFILPDREEAGYFQSDLENLLDKEILLFPSSYRKPFEFTQPDSSNVLARAEVLNELNHTSEYGQLIVTYPEALAEKVIDRASLEKNTLEIGVTNKLSLDFINEFLIEYAFERVDFVYSPGQFSIRGGIVDIFSFSHDLPYRVEFFGDFIESIRTFEIESQLSVEQVKTITIVPNVQSKFLTENNISLLEYIDPSTQIWIKDVQFTLDIIQSGYKKATQLWKALSAEDKNANPDWIDPKFGFTDEKMIADQLHDFGLVEFGKQFFYTPTDSVQFDIRPQPSFNKDFSLLIHNFKNNEAEKIENCIFTDSTRQLERLYAIFEDLDKTIKFTPVNISIREGFIDYAQKIACYTDHQIFDRYYKYKLKKGYQRSQAITLKDLRELKPGDYITHIDHGIGKYAGLEKVEVNGKMQEMIRLLYSDNDLLYVNINSLNRISKYSGKEGTVPKMNKLGTDAWEKLKKTTKKKVKDIARDLIKLYAVRKAQDGNAFSPDSYLQTELEASFIYEDTPDQEKATVDFKRDMESPHPMDRLICGDVGFGKTEIAIRAAFKAVADSKQVAVLVPTTILAAQHYKTFTDRLKGFPCNIDYVNRFKTSKQIKDTLQRLAEGKLDIIIGTHRLVSKDVKFKDLGLMIIDEEQKFGVSTKEKLKAMRVNVDTLTLTATPIPRTLHFSLMGARDLSIISTPPPNRQPVVTELHVFNDKLIKEAVEYEIDRNGQVFFIHNRVADLPQLGGMIKKLVPKARIGIAHGQLEGDDLEDVMLKFVSNEYDVLVATTIIEAGLDIPNANTIIINYAHMFGLSDLHQMRGRVGRSNKKAFCYLLSPPLSTLTSEARKRLSAIEEFSDLGSGFNVAMRDLDIRGSGNLLGAEQSGFIAEIGFEMYHKILDEAIQELKDDEFKGLFKDEKPRPFISFTQIDTDLEILIPDEYVTSIPERYNLYTELSKLENETELAAFAQQLHDRFGPVPRQVNDLMNTMRLQWLGKSIGFEKLSLKKNVLRGYFIANQQSPYFETTQFRQVLNFMQANPRRCNMKEVKNTLRISIDNVRTIDEAVAILEEMMEPVVGYS
- a CDS encoding DUF4199 domain-containing protein, which gives rise to MKNAVISGVIIGIVSGIWIYVMHWAGGSTESTHELKPIEYTSGLIPLIGLYFGVRNYRENYLGGAMSFLEGLVEGFKILVVGGIITMAFAIWYINYVAAGTIADFSGYIFGALLLGLLFSLGVSLLLMTKSKNM
- a CDS encoding DUF2752 domain-containing protein encodes the protein MLTLCLSNPYQAAHFELCPLKLLGINWCPGCGLGHSISYLFHGNIPASLHAHWLGIPAIIIIFRRILFLCQGFYVFSERCLSSL
- a CDS encoding isochorismatase family protein, whose amino-acid sequence is MITALDKNTALVLIDLQNGIVQLPLAHPVSDVLANASKLVEAFRKAGLPIVIVNVNPAGAAWTKARKDSNPTAGAAFKEDWLDIAAEINTQPGDIFITKHTWSAFYETQIDEKLKEKGVTGIVLAGISTSIGVEGTARDASERGYNITFATDAMTDMFADAHHNSLKYILPRIGETGTTDKIIEVLG
- a CDS encoding MFS transporter, whose amino-acid sequence is MNISTFNAFKSRNYRLYFAGQSVSLIGTWMQKTAVSWVIYSLTHSKFMLGLTLFASMFPSFLFSFIGGVAADRYNRYKLLLLTQVASMIQAVLLTALIFFKHYSVWEIIALSALLGLINAFDVPARQSLVYEMVDDKADLPNALALNSSMVNLSRLIGPGIAGIVLEKLGDDVCFGLNAVSFIAVIGSILMMKLPAYVAKPHTKNVFGELKEGFAYIKNTPSISFILMMLALISLFVLPYSTLIPVYAKDIFRGTASTFGIIDSVIGLGAFSGAIFLASLKPGRNLKKILAINTLIFGAGLALFSHETHYILALIFAAIGGFGMMSQITISNTLIQTTVDPDMRGRVISFYAMAFFGMQPLGGLIIGAVSQWIGVQNTMLAEGGVALIIGLIHLRFLRKNRLKKKQLPLMEQAPVAALQ